A region of the bacterium HR34 genome:
GCGAGTATTTTATGAAAAAAGGTAAAGATGTTTTGGTCATATACGACGACTTAACAAAACACGCTTATGCTTATAGAGAAATATCCTTGCTTTTGAGAAGGCCGCCTGGAAGAGAGGCATATCCGGGAGATATATTTTATTTACACTCAAGATTATTGGAGAGAGCTGCAAAACTTAAAAAAGAATTCGGTGGAGGAACAATGACAGCTCTTCCTATTATTGAAACTCAGTTGGGAGATATTTCAGGTTATATTCCAACAAATGTTATTTCAATTACAGATGGTCAGATATTTTTGGAAACAGATTTGTTCAATCAGGGTGTAAGGCCTGCTATTAATGTAGGTTTATCTGTTTCTCGTGTTGGTTCAAAAGCGCAATATAAAGCCGTGAAAGCGGTATCTGGTGCTTTAAGATTAAACCTTGCTACTTTCAAAGAGCTTGAAAAGTTTTTGCAGTTTGGGCAGGAGCTGGATCCTGAAACTCAAAAGAAAATAGAAACAGGGAAAAGAATTGTTGAAGTTTTAAAGCAGTCGGAGTATGAGGTAAAAGATGTTTTACAAGAAACTATTTTGATTTTTACAAGCGCGAATGGCCTGTTGGATGACATTCCGGTTGAAAAAGTTAGAGATTTTACTTCGAAGTTTATAGATTATTTCAAGTCTAATTATAAAGAAGTAAGTGAGTTTATTCTCAAAGAAAAAGTTTTTGGAGATAAAGAAAAAGAAGCAGTATTAAAAGCAATACAAGAATTTAAAAAAGTTTATCAATAAAAGAATATGATAAGCACAAGAGAGGTTAAAGCCAAAATGAAGACAACCAAAAATATCAAGGAGATAACTTCTGCTTTGGAAGTTGTTTCTATAATTAGAATGAAAAAATCGCAGGAAGTTGTGAGACAGAGCAAAAATTTTGTTAAAACATCTTTTGAAATACTAAAATCTCTTTTGGAAAACGGAGCCTTAGACGGGAGTGATAATAAAAAAGAGAAAACAAATAATAAGAAAGCTGTTTTACTAATAACATCCGATAAAGGTTTGTGCGGCCCTTTTAATGTGAATGTTGTGAAAAAGTTTAATGAATTTTTAAGTGAAAATAATTTTACTGAAAAAGATATAAAAGTTATTTCTGTTGGTAAATGGGGGTACAATTTTTTGAAAAGAAAAAATTTTAATATTTTATCTTCTTTTCAAAGGTTTAGCGATGTTATTACATTAGAAGAAATTAACCCAATAGCAGAAAACGTTTTTGATTTATATTCCAAAAATGAGTTTTCTGAGTTGTATGTTGTTTATACTGATTTTATAAGTTCTGTTAAAAATGTTTGCAGAGTAAAAAGAATGTTGCCTTACAATGTTGAGGAAATTATAAATATAATTAAAGAAATTTTCCCGGAAATTGAATATAAAAGAAAAGAAAGGAAAGTTAAAAAAGAATACATATTTGAACCAAGCGTTAGCTATATTATGGAAAGATTGACACCGTTTTTGTTAAGAATACAGCTTTTTTATTTTATTACCGAGTCAAACGCTGTTGAGCATTCTTTAAGAATGATGGCAATGAAAAACGCAAAAGACACAGCCACAGATTTGTTAAAGAATCTTAACTTAATTTTTAACAAAGCAAGACAGGAGAAAATTACTTCAGAACTCATAGAAATAACATCAGCAAAGGAATTATTATAATTTTAACTTTAGGAAAAATATTATGGCAGAAAAAAACATAGGAGAAATTAAAAGAATAGCAGGACAAGTTTTAGATATTAAATTTTCTCAAGACAATGTGCCTGCTATTTATAATGTAATTTCCATAGTGGACGAAAACCAAAATGAGGTTTGCAAGGGAGAAGTTTTTGGACACATTGGAAATGGTTTGGTTAGAGTATTGATTTTAGGAGCAACTTCAGGGTTGAAAATTGGGATGAAGGCAATAGATGAAGGATCTCCTTTAAAGGTTCCAGTTGGTCCTAAAACTCTTGGGAGAATGTTTGATGTTTTTGGGAATCCAATAGACGGCATAGAAAAAAAAGATTTTGATAAATTTGACATAATTCATAAGAAAGCGCCAGAGTTCAAAGAAGTAAAACCAAAAATAGAAGTTCTAGAAACTGGAATTAAAGTTATTGATCTTTTGTGTCCTGTTTTAAAGGGTGGGAAAGTTGGAATGTTTGGAGGTGCTGGAGTTGGGAAAACAGTTATTATTATGGAACTTATAAGAAACATTGCTTTTGTTCACAAAGGCGTATCTGTT
Encoded here:
- the atpA gene encoding ATP synthase subunit alpha, which codes for MVDVILEELKKRILEIKREITEEKIGRVISVQDGVATVYGLSDLAMEEMVVINDKEYGIVLNLSEEEAGVLILGDYKNVKEGNIVKGTKKILEIPVSEKLIGRVVDPLIRPVDGLGDVFSNEKDYTLMNLNPTPPGVIQREPVDTPLFTGITAIDSMIPIGRGQRELIIGDRQTGKTQLCLDAIYAQRFESEEKRPICIYVSIGQKEAKVKRVVQELKDKGCMDYTIVVATSSSDPASLLWLAPLAGASIGEYFMKKGKDVLVIYDDLTKHAYAYREISLLLRRPPGREAYPGDIFYLHSRLLERAAKLKKEFGGGTMTALPIIETQLGDISGYIPTNVISITDGQIFLETDLFNQGVRPAINVGLSVSRVGSKAQYKAVKAVSGALRLNLATFKELEKFLQFGQELDPETQKKIETGKRIVEVLKQSEYEVKDVLQETILIFTSANGLLDDIPVEKVRDFTSKFIDYFKSNYKEVSEFILKEKVFGDKEKEAVLKAIQEFKKVYQ
- the atpG gene encoding ATP synthase gamma chain, sodium ion specific encodes the protein MISTREVKAKMKTTKNIKEITSALEVVSIIRMKKSQEVVRQSKNFVKTSFEILKSLLENGALDGSDNKKEKTNNKKAVLLITSDKGLCGPFNVNVVKKFNEFLSENNFTEKDIKVISVGKWGYNFLKRKNFNILSSFQRFSDVITLEEINPIAENVFDLYSKNEFSELYVVYTDFISSVKNVCRVKRMLPYNVEEIINIIKEIFPEIEYKRKERKVKKEYIFEPSVSYIMERLTPFLLRIQLFYFITESNAVEHSLRMMAMKNAKDTATDLLKNLNLIFNKARQEKITSELIEITSAKELL